The genomic interval TCTATCCGACCATCCCGGCTTACTGGCATCCATCCAGGCATCCTGCCAACCAAACACACAACCATCCTGGGTATCTGGTTTTCGTGCCATATTCCTTCATGGAGCCGCGCATCGCCTCCTGGTTGTACCTGCTGCTCATCAATTTAACTGCACGCTCGTTGCTCCGGCAATGAGTGACAAACGCGGCTAAGCTGGCGCCATCTAATGCAGCTGGATATATAACAACGGATACATGTATAGaatacactgagcgaaaaaatctaaaaatattaaaacaaacaGAGCATGAAGGAAAAGGGTAAAACatattaaaattcaattttggCCATATATAAATCCAAGAAAAACTGATAAAAGAAAATTTCAAAAGCTTTGAAAAACTTTCAAAATAATTTCCAATTTTTTCTATATGTTTCGCCAGTATCCTTTGAACGGCAGACATGGTGTCCTGTAGCTGAGCGTTAAAGCTAGGTTGCCATTGCACGCCGTGCGCCAGTAAACGCTTGTTAATCCTAACGAGTTTCAGCCAGCCATCGGCCTCTTTTCCCCCTCTAACTACGCCCCTGGTCCAACAATCTGCACCCCCCTTGACAATAATTCACGTCACGTACCTGCAATAAAGTCACTTGGCGGCGTTGCACGTATGACTTTGACGGCGTTTTTCTGTTTcgccgtgtgtgtgtgtgtatttttctCTCTATTTTATTATGAACGGTTTTGTGCGTGGCTGAGGGCGGGGCCCCTGAAAACGAGCAGAAATCCTCATATTGCAGGTGTAGGCATTGTCAGGAGCGTCTAAAATTTCCGACTAGCTTGCTGCTTCTCTCCTTTTTGTTGCACGTTTGAAAAAGGggttttcggtttcggtttcacGTTTGCTCTTCCCATTGAGGTTAgcttaaaaaatatcaacaaattGTGTTAGATAAAATGGAAGCTAAATATGCTGAGAATACGTGGACTTAAGAGGTATGATTAGGTGAATCATTGAAAACGGTTAGACGACACGCTATTTTCGAGAAACTTCAGAAGTATAAAATCTTTTGAAAGAGCGCTTAGAAGTCATTAGAGATATTTGCAATTAAGTTGAGAAAGGGGTAGATGCTGCAAGAATATATACAATACGGATACAAATTTTCTTTTGGTCTGGACATCTCTTCATCCGCAGCACGTACTTCCTGCAAAACTTAATCTATTTTTCTAGTACCCTCATTTCACTGACGTGTTGTCTTAGCCATATTGTATTTCTCGTCCAAGTTTCCAGCTTTGTCATTGCACTTTCATTTTAAGCTGGCGcatagcaaaaaaaaaaaagaagacgAGCAGACACAAAATGTTGAACAGGCGTAATTCTGCCGCTTATGCGTGTTTTGCAGCGGCACTTTCCCAGCCTTCGTAGCACCTGAGTTTTCCCCCAGGGAAAATGCCATTTACATTTGCTAACGTTCCATATCAACCTGTTTTTCCGTTTCCATCCCCCTTTATCCACAGTCTCGCCAATGATTTGGGTGCCGAATCAACTTGTTGGCGCCCCATCCGGCACAGATGTAACCATCGATTGTCACACGGAGGCGCATCCCAAGTGAGTCTCCTCGGATTGCTTTCGCTTTGCTcttagttttttatatttatttcttttcataTTCGTGTAACACGTATTTTAGCTTAATTCCAGGTTTATTTGGGATTTTCTGTTGCATCTAGTCTATtcaacaatttttgtttatgaAAGCCTTTAAAACGATTTAATAACGAAAGTTATCAAAGTTCTTAATTTAATGTTATTTTCTTAAACTGGATAAACCAATAAAATTCGATAAGCTTCAAGCCTCATAAATTGCAATATCTCTTTTAAAAGCAATTTTTTAAGATTTACATTTTTAGTTACATCCACATTATTTTTATGGGATTGAACAAATTTTACATTGCACCTGATTGCAGATGAATGTGTGTCTATGTCTGTTGATATTTCAGGTCGTCGATGTGTCTCTGTTGAATTTTGTTCATTCGATTTGCCTTTGATtttgttaaaatatttactttcatttgtgAATTTGATTAGTTTCCTCCTTTTCGTGTGCATGTGTGCAGATATTCGTTTACATTCGATTCGAAATGTTTTTTTCCTTCCCCGCAGAGCCATTATCTATTGGGTATACAATTCGGTGATGGTGTTGCCGAGCAAAAAGTATAAAACCGACTACACGGAGAACTCCTATCGGTAAGTCACTTTTGGACAAAAACagaataagaaatatataCAAACGAACTACATACAAACTTCATCGAAAATTGtgttcttaaatatttatcaacCATTTGCACTTGCCTTTCTTTTGGGGGTCAGGTGCAAGTGCAAATGCTTTAGCCCCCCTTTCGGAATGTCGGGGAGATAAGCTGCTCCATGGATATATCCTTAAGCTTAACGTATTCTTCTTGCAGTGCCCACATGAAGCTGACGATAAGAAACCTACAATATGGTGACTTTGGCAACTATCGATGCATCTCGAAGAACTCGCTGGGGGAAACGGAAGGCTCCATACGTGTTTACGGTAAGTGCATGTGTATTGGTGACTTAAGTGCACTAGTTACGGCAAATatacacacaggcacacagacacacgtaCACTCACCCCGAGCAATGCAATATCGTTCGCCCTTTGTGGCACAATTTTGCCAAAAGCTTTTACCTATAGACCCTGAATCCACACGACCCTACGAGTATATGTGCACTATACGTTGTCCTCCGGAGCGTAAAACTAAACGAGTGGTGGCTAGTGGCTGGTGGGTGCTGTCTGGCTCCATCTGCCCCATGTCCTCCACACCCAGCCCGGCATCCTCATGCCCCGTGGCCACACGGAGACACATTCACCATAAACGTAAACGGAAAATAAAGGTGAATTTCGGAATTGTTTGACTTTGTATCGTTTGCCAGCCCAAGGAGTTGCCCCCGAACATATAGTATATGTATACGTGTGCGCTGgctgcatttatttatttattttttatgcacTTTACCTGTTTTCTCGGCTTTTCTCCTGTTTACAAGTTGCTGCTCGGCTTGTGCGGATGGCAAATGCTAAAGTTGTTCTATCCCAAAGGTTATCCCCGAAACACGTTGATCTTGGCTTTTTCGTTGTTATCCTTTGCTTTGGGGTTCATTGCCAATCGTTTACATTTAATAACAATTAATGAAGGTAGCTAGATTTCAGATATTTACCTTTCCTGCTGTTGCTGAGAAAGTTGATTTAGAGTTGATTTTGCAGTAATTAGTAAGATTTTTTTCGGGTTTGACTTCGCAGCCTAATTTTGTTTATGACTGAAAGCCCCCTAGGCTTTTAACTAACAGCTGAGTTTCTTTAATTTATGCACACTTTGTGTCGAGATCGCCAACCACTGAAGCTAGGAAAGTGTGCGTTTGACCTTACCTGTGGAAACCCCGCACACTTGACACATTTAACCAGCGCATAGCAACCTACATTAATTCCGCTGGCATAATGTAATGAAAAcccattttgtttattattatatatttgccGTTGGCCGctgggctgctgctgcttgaaTGCCTTTctaattattaattatgcaATGTTATTCAATTCCATTTGCAGAAATACCTTTGCCATCCACACCATCCAAGCAGGTCACCCACACCACCGTCGAGTCCAGGGAGAGTAAGTATAGTATCAGCCGGAAAAGTGTGTGGAAATTGGGGGGAAAATGCGGTGGGCGGTAGGTGTCCCACCCCCAGGTGTGGAATGCTTCGTATTTGCGCTCAACACATTCAGCGTTGAGCGTGAAAGTCACaccacacactcgcacactcacATACAAAGGGAAGGATACAGGATACAGGATACGGCGAGCCACAAACAAAACTGCGAAAGTAGCAGCTAAGCCAGACAGATCCACAAACAGGGTGGCGCTGAGGGATTGAGGAGGGGTATGGTTGGGGGTAGGAAATGGGAGTGTGGCACACGCCCACCTAGAGATAAACTAAAGCACTTTTGACTATTTCAGCGACGGGGGTTTTTCGCCTTTCTCCAGCTCCACTTACAATAGAAGAAAAGGTTTTTGTATTTGTAGCTTACCTCAGCgcttaataaaatatttatacttttttgttcacattaatatattattattttccttaaaatataaattgtttaaattattcttaaataaaaatatgagtGGCGTCCTATCATTTTCTTCTTTATGTAGGCAACTTTTTTCCGTGTGTTCTTCAGTAGCTCCTGTTGAAATTCAAGTCGAGCAGAAAAGTACACACACTTTCAAGTCTCCGTCCGGGCTCGTGGCCGTGTCCTTTTCCCGTTTCCACCTCCTCTCCCGCACCCATACCCTGTCCCATGTCCAAGTCCACGTCCTCTGGCTCGGGGCAAAGCAATATGCCCGGGATTATGCTGGGGCGGAGGAGGATTTTCGGGGGCATTAGGTTGGAAACACATTTGAAACACTGCCGCAGACTTTGAGCCCGTGAGCTGGGTAGCTGCAGAGAGCTGGAGAGCAGAGCAAAAGACCaagcatattttatttaaagtgaCTGGCAAAGCAGCGCGCGAGCAATGCAACGGAACCTAATCCAGGAGTCAGCCAACAAAGGATCttattgtttgtgtgtgtgcgtgcagTCGCATACCATATGTGTTGGTTCGCTCCATTGTGCGACgatataaatttttttgtatCGCAGCCAAGATTTCCACGCAATTTAACTTGAAAACCATGTCAGGCGTGGGGTTAAGTTTTGTTTAAGAGACCACAACTTTTACTGGCCAATAGTGACCCACAAGTGAACAAACAGTAAACGACAGCAACGAAAACTTCTTGTCGATTTCCGGCTGCTAAAACTTTTTGTAGACTAATTTTGTGTGACACGAGGCATATTAAGAAGGATGTTTTTCTTTCTGAGCAGAGTTTTAGCTAGTGCAAGTTTACATTGATATGATGAAATTCAAGTTAACGATTGGCTAAACTAAACGAGTGACTACTGTATACTTGTCtattaaaatgtataattcCACTTGTAATCTGCAGACAATATCATACCCTCATCACGCAACGACACAACGAAATCCCTGCAAACGGATGTGGGATATGCCATGAAGAACGATTTATATCCAGGCTCGGCCTCCTCGTCATCTTCGGGAGGCAGTTCCTCGGCggcctcgtcctcctcctcgatgcAGACCTCGGCTTTGCCAGGAGGAGTGGCGGGAAATAGTCTATCATCGATGGGCTCCAAAGGATCCTTGGCGATAGGCAAGAGCACGTTCTACACAGAAAGACCACCGAATGAGTACGCCGCCTCGTCAGTGGGTAAGTCCTGGAAAGTCCTTTGCCTGTGACCATCGTCATGTAAATCATTGTTTTCTTAGCTGGCCTGCTGCTTCATAGAGCATTGCTGTTCGGCTCTGGAATCTATTTGACCCTGCTTTGAAATCAATAAGTCGTTTGAGTTAATCAATAAGCATTTGGAAAATGCAGCCAAAGGGGGTCTAGAAAAACGGGGGAATAGCTTAGGTACATCATCACATTTCATAGCTGAAAGTATATCAAAAatccaataataataattaacaaaCAAAACTGCTTCAAACTTGGCTCACTTCACAGCTATAGgaatttgtaaaattattaaaataaaattgaaaacctaaagaaaaagaagaagtaTTTTGCAGAACAATAAAATGCTCATTGTATGTATAGAACTTATGGAATTCGAAGCTTAAGATAAATTAACGATCATATGAAAATCGTATGAAAATCGAATTGTACAATACACATATATTAGAGTTAAAAAAGACTTGAGATGAATTGCTTGTCACAAAAACGAaccattaaattaattataaaatgcGCCCAAAGCAAAGCTTTTCTAGAGCAAGAATcatttaacatatttacttgagttgtaatatttttacttttaccATATCCCAAACTGAAACACTGAAGCTTAACTATTCAATATCAACATTATAATTGtacaaatttatttcaatttaaacaTATCTTAATATCATATCTAAATTTTTAAGACACTTTTTAATCTCCTTTAGTTACTTTCAAACCTTTTCTTTTGTCCCATTATCAGCAGCAATCGTACTTATTCGTTCAATCCGTGTCGAAGTTTTCACCCCTTTTTCCAACTGCAGCAAAGAATTCCAATTTATTTAATGAAGAAAAAAGTCGACGGGATGTCAGGTCAGGCCACGCCTCCTTTTCGCCCATCGATAGCTCTGAATTTGGTTGCCAAGCGACATTTAAACGCCTTGAAAATGTCATTCATTTTAACCGTTTCCCCGCTGTCAGTGGGACGACAAAAAATTTGCAATAATAATTTGCAATACCTTGATTCCGTTTCCTGGTCTTTCGGAAGCCAGGAAACcctcgtcatcgtcatcatcggCGGCTTTTGTGCACTTCCATCACTTTTTAATAAATGTGCATGctaattatattattactCATACGACCCGTTGCCATGTGTGTCCTTTCGCTGTCTGTTCTCCTCCGCCTCTGGCGCTGCCTCTCCGCGCGAAATACTTGCAATTAATTTCAGCATAAAATTGCGTGGCCTGCGGTCCCTTGGCCCCGCACAATGACACACAGTTAACATGTCCAATTTATTGGCCATAACTCATGCCCGGGATCGACCAAGGAGTGAGTGAGAAGGATTCCGGATCCCAGGAAGCAGGAACCAGGATCCATGGCCAATCCAGAGACAGACATCCGCGCCATCGACGTGGCAAAGAAAAATGACATTAAGGCCAGAAGATATATGGCCCATTTGCATATAGGttcatgtatgtatgtatgtactatATGTGtccatgtatatgtataaatatgcGGAGGGTTGCAGGTTAAAGGCCTGCCAATTTACAGTATTTATGCCCCAACGTCGCCGTTGCACGGTTTTAATAATTCAACTTGTGTTGCATAAAGTTTGCATTGACATAAACATAATGAACGATGGAAAACCGCATGCGAAATTGCCATTCTGCTTTCTCCATCCGCATCCACACGCGCCTTGCCCTTTCGTTTATTAACATTGTTAATGCCAAAAGGAGAAAAGCGCATTCAGCGTTGAAAATATTGATAATCAACATTGTGTCCTGTATGCGTCGACGCTTCGACAATAACAAAAttaatgcattttatttaattttaccCAGAGACGGGCACCGGAAAATAAGGTCGCCAGTGCAGTTAACTTCGACAATGCGGCTAATTAAGCATTATAAATGCAGATCAAAAGCCAGGCCAAGGATATTGTGACAATCTTTAGGGAGTCGTATATTTTTCAGCTGTCGCATATTGCCaggcatttattatttatttaaattgtcAGGCATAATGAACTAATTTCCACACAGTTTGCATTGTTTATTTGGGGCTTTAATAAATTGCTCGTCAAATATTTGCCGTATTTAGCcacacattttatttttaattagtaAATTGcgctaattaaaatttcagTTATGTTTGTAAATAAATCCTTTTAATTGAGGTCATATCCATAACCAAATGTAGCTGTAAATACATTGTGACCCTTTTAGTTGCGTGTAAATATGGGAAATAATAATTAAGGCATCACTTAAAAAATCAACAATTGAATCAGCCAGAAAATAACTTCAAGCATACTAGTCAAAAACTCTGGCATAATTAACAAAGCCAAAAGAGATTTGTGTAAAGTTCGTAAGGTTCATCGTACTTGATTTGGCAAGTAATATGATAAAGTAAAAAACCTATATAAAAAAACTATATAGCCTAtacaaagtaattaaattgtCTGTTGCctgtatttaaaaaaaatagctgatcatcaaatgaaatatatgtaaaatgtTTATAGCTTTTTGTGCGTAATAAACAAGAACGGATGTGTTTTCCTATGAAGAGGTTGgcaatttgtaaaatacgtATAAAACTATTCATAAAAAGTATAGTTTCAGAAAtcaatgtatttatatatattccgTTTTTATGACTTTTTCTTAGTTATATTCGGTATTTAAAGATCAAAATAATTGTTGCGTTATAGGAGATGGCTTAGTTAATGTTTAATAACTTTagttaaatataatatttaaaggaTATTAAGTTCTTATTAACCCAAATTTGAGCTGATTTATTAATGCCTAACTTATGTATAAAAAACAATGTCGAAAGAAACGCAAAatgatggtaaattaattaaatctaCGATTAAGATTGATAAAACTACATTGTAAGCAGTTACATAATTATGCgataataattaaacaataaaacttTAGGTTGATTGATACAAAAAAGAAAGCGAACCGaacaaaaaccaacaaactAAATGAACATAAATAACCGTTGTTTCATTAAaccatttgcatttaattctAGCTCTCAATTACATGGGGAAATAAATGTTGGCTCTGGTTTTGGTTTggcatttatgcaaatttcctCCTTTTAGTAGTTTGACATTTGGCGGTTGGTTTCAACAATCCGcgccaccaaaaaaaaaacaacgtTAATGGAAGCGTTTATTTACAGAAAGCGCCAAACTACACACGTAGGTGTACACCGAAaatgttttttcttttggatATTTCAACGACTTTGTTCCTGTTGTCATCGGTCTACTTAGCCCCTTTTTCGCTAAGTGTGGAGCCGGCAGACCTCCAAGACCTCGGTGTGCGTCTACTAATTGTTTGAGTCACGCAAACAAATTTCACACAAAATATGCTAAACACTTTCTGGGATCGCACAAGAAAAATGTTTCATAACTTAATGTTATTTGCATAGACTTCAGCAACCTGAGCGTCGTCGTTCAGCAATTATCCTCGACACGCAGCTCCAAACCCCTAGTTTACCACAAAGTAACCTATTAAAGGATCAACAAGGATGAGAAGGGGACTAATTTGGAGTAAATGGCTTTATAGTTTAAATGTACTGATGGAATAATGATTGAGTGCGAAGAAAGGTAAGTAAGGTGTAAGTAAGTTTAAGGGAGCTATCCAAAATATTaccacaaatatttaaaacaaatttaaaaaagttAATTCAAAGTGGAAACAATTTTGCTTGCCACCATTGTGCACGGCATAACATTGCGGTCGCAACCccactgcgtatacgtaatatttcCTCAGCACTCGCAAAGTTCTCCACACATCTGTGGGCTAACCACTTGGGCACACTAACATTATCATAATTACAGGGCTTTTGAAGGGGGAAACAGAGATTCTTCGGGGCGGAGAAATGGGGAACGGAGACACCTTGCACTCTTATCTGAAATGCCTGCTTTGAGGCACTCGAGAAACTTTTCAAAAGTCATTTAAATTGTGCGCACAAAAGCGCGAAAATTATGCCACGGCGAGACGAAGATTCAGACGCCACTTACAGccgcatatatatatatatatatatacgtatatatatattacattatatatatttagagaTAGAGATAGAGGTAGGGTGGAAGTGAGACAGCACCGGAAACCACATTTGTCGGCAAAGTTTTGCCTACAGCCAGCCTCTCATCCACATTGCAAAAATAGTTGAGTGCAAAAGCGTGGAGCACACTTAAGATAAGCTCGAAGCGCAAAACTTTCATCTTACAAAATACGCGGCACCCCCTCCATTTCTCGACGCCCCTGGCCCTTTTGCGAGCGCATTCAACAAATTAATTCTGGCTTTGTCGCTGCAggaaatatgtttaatttcatttaaatgcagTAAGTGCAACACTTTGGTTAGCTTTTCCCAGCTCTGAATGGACTGAAGAGCAGGGGTCTACGGCAGGATGTTTGCTCGGGCTGATAGAAATCTTTTGGTTGAAGTTCTTTTGGCTCACATTTTGTGCGGGCTGTGTGAAAACTGTGCAAAAGGGCTTTCATTTTCTCTGTCTGAGATTTTCTACATGTACCTCCAGCTGGGAAAGTAAGAAGCCGTTAATGAGTTTGACTTGATTTAAGTTGTGGCAAACGgtttaattaaatgccaatCTCTGTCTGTAACTCTGCATATGAATACACTTTAAACGGTATCATGATTTTTATCTGGTGAACTATAAAAAGTGAATAATAGTATATTAAATTCTTGTAAATGAT from Drosophila mauritiana strain mau12 chromosome 3L, ASM438214v1, whole genome shotgun sequence carries:
- the LOC117141148 gene encoding uncharacterized protein LOC117141148 isoform X3, which encodes MVLPSKKYKTDYTENSYRAHMKLTIRNLQYGDFGNYRCISKNSLGETEGSIRVYEIPLPSTPSKQVTHTTVESRENNIIPSSRNDTTKSLQTDVGYAMKNDLYPGSASSSSSGGSSSAASSSSSMQTSALPGGVAGNSLSSMGSKGSLAIGKSTFYTERPPNEYAASSVAGLLLHRALLFGSGIYLTLL